The genomic interval GATCTACGACGCGATCGGCCGCGACCGCACGCTCGTGCTCGTGAACGCCGCAGCGCCGCGCGACTGGATCCCCGGCGTCAACAGCGACCTCGCCGCCTTCGCCGCCACCCACCCCGGCGTCGTCGTCGCGGACTGGGCACAGGCCATCGCCCCGCACCCCGACATGCTCGCCGGCGACCGCATCCACCCCGGCCCCCAGGGCGGTGGCGTCTACGCCGACACCGTCGCCGCCGCGATCGACAGCGTCGCCAATCAGCGCGCCGAGGTCCGATACCAGGTCGAGCTCATCCGCTGGGCGGCCGACGAGGCGCTGCGCGCTGCCGGCTGACCCCTCCGGCTCGCGTCAGATCTTCTTCACGAGAGCCACCGACCGCTCCGTCGCGACGAAGCCCAGCCGCTCGTAGAGCGTGTTCGCTCCCGTGGGGCTCGCGGTGTCCACGTCGAGCACGGCCTTCGCCAGCCCGGCGTCAGCGATCGCCTGCAGCGCGCCCGAGATCACGAGCGGAGCGAGCCCTCGCCGGCGGTGCTCTCGTACGACGCCGATGAGATCGATGTACGCGTGGGAGGCGCCGAGCGTCGCCCAGTCGTCCTCGTTGACCGAGACGAGGCAGAACGCCGCGATCGCCCCGTCCGCGTCGACCACGAGCCGCGACAGGTCGGGGCAGAAGAACTCGCCGCCGACGAACTTCGCCCAGGTCTCCGGCTGGCTGTCGAGGCTCCCCCAGTGGTCACGGAACGCGTCGTTGCGCGCCTGCCGGGCGTCGTCGTCACGATCATGCGTGTACGGCACGACGCACATGCCCGCCGGCGGGGTCAGGGCACCGACCGGCTCGGACTGGTCCCGCACCATAGACGAGAACCAGCGCTCCGCGCGGAAGCCGAGCCCCTCCGCGATGCGCCGGCTGCCGAGGTCCGTCTCCTCGGCGTACGACTTCACCTCGGCCGACCACGTCGTGTCGGCCGTGTCGGCCACTGCACTCGCGGCCTCCGCCAGCTGCTGCAGCGCGCGCGACAGCTGCCAGCCGTAGACCCGCGCGCCGATGCCGTGCCGCCGCAACGCCGGTACGACCGCGCCGCCGAGGTTCACGGTGAGTTTGCCCTGGCGGGACGGATGCAGGAACGCGCTCCCGAACGCGACCGGCTCGCCGTCGACGCCGAACCCGATGATCGTGTCGCGGGTGTGGTCGATGTGCGGCAGGTCGAACGTATCGGCGACCTCTTCCCGCGGCGTTGTCCACGTCGGGTGGTCGACCCGGTCGGCGGCGGCGAGCACGCCGTGGATCGCGTCGACGTCGTCGGGCGTCGCCATCCGCCACACCGGCACGTCGCCCGTGGGAGGAAGAAGCGGAAGTTCTCCGGTCGCGGCTCCCGCGGCATCCGCCCCTCGCGCCGCAGTGATCCGCTCGATCAGGCTCGTCTCAGTCACCTCGCCACTGTAGCCGGGTCGCCGCGCCCCGATCGCCCGCCCGGCGCCGGGTCGCCCCCGCCCCCACCCTCGCCCGGGCATGCGAAAGACCCGCACCCGCTGTCGATGACAGCGTGGGTGCGGGCCTCTCGCGTTCGGCGGGTGCCTTACTTCTCGACGGCGTCCTCGGCCGCAGCCTCGGCGGCCGCACCCTCCTCCTGCGACTCGGCGCCGGCCTCGGCACCGGAGTCCGCAGCGGCGACCTCGTCGGCAGCATCCTGAGTCTCGTCGGCCTCGGCGACGGCCTCGGTGGCCTTCTCCTCGGCCTCGTCCGCGGCGGGAGCCGCCGCGGCGGCCGGAGCCGACTTCCCTTCGACAGGCTCAGGACGGCGCTTCGCACTCTTGGGCTTCGGGTTCACCGGCTCGAGAACGAGCTCGATGACAGCCATGGGCGCGTTGTCACCCTTGCGGTTGCCGACCTTCGTGATGCGGGTGTAGCCGCCCTCACGCTCGGCGACCAGCGGCGCGATCTCCGCGAACAGGACGTGCACGACTTCCTTGTCACCGATGACCGACAGCACCCGGCGACGGGCGTGCAGGTCGCCGCGCTTGGCGAAGGTGATGAGGCGCTCGGCGAGCGGACGCAGGCGCTTGGCCTTGGTCTCGGTCGTCGTGATCGAGCGGTGCGTGAACAGCGCCGCGGCGAGGTTCGCGAGCAGCAGACGCTCGTGGGCGGGACCGCCTCCGAGGCGGGGACCCTTGGTGGGCTTGGGCATATCAGTTACTCCAGGTGGAAAGTGTCACAGAACCGGCGCGAGCCGGATCAGATGGTCTCGTCGTCGTAGCCGCCGTAGAAGTGGGCGCCGTCGAACCCGGGCACCGAGTCCTTCAGCGACAGGCCCAGCGAGATGAGCTTGTCGCGCACCTCGTCGACCGACTTCTGACCGAAGTTGCGGATGTTCATCAGCTGCGTCTCGCTCAGGGCGACGAGCTCGGACACCGTGTTGATGCCCTCGCGCTTGAGGCAGTTGTAGGAGCGGACCGACAGGTCGAGGTCCTCGATGGGCATCGACAGCTCGCCCGAGACGACCTCGGCGACCGGCGCGGGGCCGATCTCGATGCCCTCGGCCTCGACGTTCAGCTCGCGGGCGAGACCGAACAGCTCGGTCAGCGTGCGACCGGCCGACGCGACAGCGTCGCGCGGGGTGATCGAGGGCTTGGCCTCGACGTC from Microbacterium aurum carries:
- a CDS encoding GNAT family N-acetyltransferase translates to MTETSLIERITAARGADAAGAATGELPLLPPTGDVPVWRMATPDDVDAIHGVLAAADRVDHPTWTTPREEVADTFDLPHIDHTRDTIIGFGVDGEPVAFGSAFLHPSRQGKLTVNLGGAVVPALRRHGIGARVYGWQLSRALQQLAEAASAVADTADTTWSAEVKSYAEETDLGSRRIAEGLGFRAERWFSSMVRDQSEPVGALTPPAGMCVVPYTHDRDDDARQARNDAFRDHWGSLDSQPETWAKFVGGEFFCPDLSRLVVDADGAIAAFCLVSVNEDDWATLGASHAYIDLIGVVREHRRRGLAPLVISGALQAIADAGLAKAVLDVDTASPTGANTLYERLGFVATERSVALVKKI
- the rplQ gene encoding 50S ribosomal protein L17, with product MPKPTKGPRLGGGPAHERLLLANLAAALFTHRSITTTETKAKRLRPLAERLITFAKRGDLHARRRVLSVIGDKEVVHVLFAEIAPLVAEREGGYTRITKVGNRKGDNAPMAVIELVLEPVNPKPKSAKRRPEPVEGKSAPAAAAAPAADEAEEKATEAVAEADETQDAADEVAAADSGAEAGAESQEEGAAAEAAAEDAVEK